The Branchiostoma floridae strain S238N-H82 chromosome 8, Bfl_VNyyK, whole genome shotgun sequence genome has a segment encoding these proteins:
- the LOC118421111 gene encoding zinc finger protein 723-like — translation MATQAVSHMEKEKGSNGRGEDLPRTHKCGECDKEFRRLNDWKRHMRTHTGEKPVRCEDCSRQFSMLSQLKIHMRTHTGEKPYRCDEFSKPFSELGSLEKHMRTHTGEKPYKCKKCNKQFSELGNLRTHTCEKPHKCEECGRQFNQLDHLKSHMRVHTVFVQILDSRC, via the exons ATGGCGACCCAGGCTGTATCTCATATGGAAAAAGAGAAGGGAAGTAATGGACGTGGAGAGGATCTTCCGCGTACACACAAGTGTGGCGAGTGCGACAAGGAGTTTCGTCGATTGAACGACTGGAAGagacacatgcgtactcacacggGCGAGAAACCAGTTAGGTGCGAGGATTGTAGCAGACAGTTTAGTATGCTGAGTCAGctgaagatacacatgcggactcataccggAGAGAAGCCGTATAG ATGTGATGAATTCAGCAAACCGTTTAGCGAGCTGGGTTCCCTGGAGaagcatatgcggactcacactggtgagaaaccttacaaatgcaAGAAGTGCAACAAACAGTTTagtgagctgggtaatctgagGACTCACACTTGTGAGAAACCTCACAAATGCGAAGAGTGCGGCAGACAGTTCAATCAGCTTGACCATCTAAAGAGTCACATGCGGgttcataccg TCTTCGTGCAGATTTTAGACAGTCGCTGTTAA
- the LOC118420518 gene encoding zinc finger protein 239-like: protein MATRAGSHLKQREGEEGQDSPRIHKCSYCDKEFRFKSRLNLHLRTHTGEKPYRCEECSKQFSRLGTLKIHMRNHTGEKPYRCEECSMQFSKLGTLKIHMRTHTGERPYQCDECGKRFIKLCNLKDHMRTHTGEKPYECEYCNKCFSQAAHLKAHVRTHTGETPYRCEACCKQFSRLGILKIHMRNHTGEKPYRCEECSMQFSRLGTLKIHMRTHTGERPYECDYCGKRFSQQSNVEDHVRTHTGERPYECEYCNKRFSQAAHLKAHMRTHTGENPYR from the coding sequence ATGGCGACCAGAGCCGGATCTCATCTGAAACAAAGGGAGGGAGAGGAGGGACAGGATTCTCCCCGTATCCACAAGTGCAGCTATTGTGACAAGGAGTTTCGCTTTAAAAGTAGACTCAATCTACACCTGcgaactcacacgggtgagaaaccgtatagatgtgaggagtgcagcaaacagttcagtaggCTTGGTACCCTGAAAATACACATGAGAaatcacacgggtgagaaaccgtatagatgtgaggagtgcagcatgCAGTTCAGTAAGCTTGGTACCCTGAAAatacacatgcgtactcacactggtgagaggcCATACCAGTGTGATGAATGCGGGAAACGGTTTATTAAGCTATGTAATCTGAAAgaccatatgagaactcacaccggtgagaaaccgtacgAGTGTGAATATTGCAACAAGTGCTTCAGTCAGGCAGCTCATCTGAAGGCTCAcgtgcggactcatacaggggaaaccccatacaggtgtgaggcatgctgcaagcagttcagtagacTTGGTATCCTAAAAATACACATGAGAaatcacacgggtgagaaaccgtatagatgtgaggagtgcagcatgcagttcagtaggcttggtactctgaaaatacatatgcgtactcacactggtgagagaccatacgaGTGTGATTATTGCGGGAAACGGTTTAGTCAACAATCAAATGTGGAGGACCACgtgagaactcacaccggtgagagaccgtaCGAGTGTGAATATTGCAACAAGCGCTTCAGTCAGGCAGCTcatctgaaggctcacatgcggactcatacaggggaaaacccatacaggtga
- the LOC118421108 gene encoding zinc finger protein 239-like codes for MATRAGYQLKQMEGEDGQDSLRTHKCSYCDKAFRFKGSLDLHLRTHTCEKPYQCDECGKRFSQQSHVENHMRTHIGEKPYRCEECSKQFSRLGTLKIHIRTHTGERPYQCDNCGKQLSLKSTLEDHMRTHTGERPYECEYCNKCFSQSAHLKAHVRTHIGKKLYRCEACCKQFSELSSLKKHIAPMVKRRIGGKLKKHMRTHTGEKPYICEECSKQFSDPSHLKVHMRTHTGEKPYRCEKCSKQFTQFPNLKSHIRIHTGDNPYTCEECGKQFIQLSHLKSHMRTHTGENPYTCEECGKQFIQLSSLESHMWTHTSETPYRCEKCNKSYRHSRSLRAHMKAHIDENL; via the exons atggcgactAGAGCCGGATATCAGCTGAAACAAATGGAGGGAGAGGATGGACAGGATTCTCTccgtacccacaagtgcagcTATTGTGACAAGGCGTTTCGCTTTAAAGGTAGCCTCGATCTTcacctgcgaactcacacaTGTGAGAAACCATACCAGTGTGATGAATGCGGGAAACGGTTTAGTCAGCAAAGTCATGTGGAGAaccacatgagaactcacatcggtgagaaaccatatagatgtgaggagtgcagcaagcagttcagtaggcttGGTACCCTGAAAATACACATAcgtactcacactggtgagagaccataccagtgtgATAATTGCGGGAAGCAGTTAAGTCTAAAATCTACTCTGGAGgaccacatgagaactcacaccggtgagagaccgtaCGAGTGTGAATATTGCAACAAGTGCTTCAGTCAATCAGCTCATCTGAAGGCTCACGTGCGGACTCACATAGGGAaaaaactgtacaggtgtgaggcatgctgcaagcagttcagtgaacTGTCtagtctaaagaaacacat agcTCCAATGGTTAAACGGCGAATCGGCGGGAaa ctaaagaaacacatgcggactcatacaggtgagaaaccgtacatatgtgaggagtgcagcaagcagttcagtgacccGAGTCATCTAAAAgtacacatgcgcactcacacaggggaaaagccgTACAGATGCGAGAAGTGCAGCAAACAATTCACTCAGTTCCCCAATCTTAAGAGTCACATTCGGATCCACACCGGTGATAACCcgtacacgtgtgaggagtgcggcaaacAGTTCATTCAGTTGTCgcatctgaagagtcacatgcggacacacactggtgaaaacccgtacacgtgtgaggagtgcggcaaacAGTTCATTCAGTTGTCGAGTCTGGAGAGCCACATGTGGACTCACACTAGcgagacaccgtacaggtgtgagaagtgcaACAAAAGCTATCGTCATTCACGTAGTCTTCGTGCGCACATGAAAGCTCACATCGATGAAAATCTGTGA